A genomic segment from Equus przewalskii isolate Varuska chromosome X, EquPr2, whole genome shotgun sequence encodes:
- the LOC103545353 gene encoding uncharacterized protein isoform X1, with protein MTTWEGGAKGTLSREAKRLTGLFKTWIVQRGFRGPFPSGMGEHGGSVSCCPQSLCWAVHPKSSLLADFYHHHPLQDLWWQSPVQVILWACTEKRVELEPTVKSRQTNVAATRRCVSWTIDFWYLSEKDPWPFLALIFELEFPQMEMGSTPCYQDQQISSAIPSISLETNFSTSPVMPGESRAIRTLPSLSCSLSGEHGHLSSKLMWLSTKFRLEASCSLAVPPRSPLFPVCIKSLVFWGVVNLLKLK; from the exons ATGACGACGTGGGAAGGCGGGGCCAAAGGAACGCTGTCCAGGGAAGCGAAACGCTTGACCGGGCTCTTTAAAACGTGGATTGTGCAGCGCGGCTTCCGTGGACCGTTCCCCTCCGGGATGGGGGAACATGGCGGCTCCGTCTCCTGCTGTCCCCAAAGT TTGTGCTGGGCTGTCCACCCAAAGTCAAGTCTCCTTGCAGATTTCTACCATCACCATCCCCTTCAGGACCTGTGGTGGCAAAGTCCAGTCCAGGTCATCCTGTGGGCCTGTACGGAGAAGAGAGTGGAACTGGAACCAACAGTCAAGAGCAGGCAGACAA ATGTTGCTGCGACCAGACGTTGTGTTTCGTGGACAATAGATTTCTGGTATCTGAGTGAGAAAGACCCTTGGCCCTTTCTAGCTCTCATCTTTGAGCTTGAGTTTCCACAGATGGAGATGGGGAGCACACCTTGCTATCAG GACCAGCAAATTTCCTCAGCGATTCCTTCAATCTCTCTAGAAACCAACTTCTCTACTTCTCCTGTGATGCCAGGGGAAAGCCGGGCAATTCGGACTTTGCCTTCTCTGAGCTGCAGTCTTTCCGGCGAACATGGACACCTTTCGTCAAAGCTGATGTGGCTCAGCACCAAGTTCAGGCTGGAGGCTTCTTGTTCACTGGCAGTGCCACCAAGATCTCCTCTGTTCCCTGTCTGTATAAAGTCACTTGTTTTCTGGGGGGTGGTTAATTTGTTGAAACTTAAGTGA
- the LOC103545353 gene encoding uncharacterized protein isoform X3: MTTWEGGAKGTLSREAKRLTGLFKTWIVQRGFRGPFPSGMGEHGGSVSCCPQSLCWAVHPKSSLLADFYHHHPLQDLWWQSPVQVILWACTEKRVELEPTVKSRQTRPANFLSDSFNLSRNQLLYFSCDARGKPGNSDFAFSELQSFRRTWTPFVKADVAQHQVQAGGFLFTGSATKISSVPCLYKVTCFLGGG; the protein is encoded by the exons ATGACGACGTGGGAAGGCGGGGCCAAAGGAACGCTGTCCAGGGAAGCGAAACGCTTGACCGGGCTCTTTAAAACGTGGATTGTGCAGCGCGGCTTCCGTGGACCGTTCCCCTCCGGGATGGGGGAACATGGCGGCTCCGTCTCCTGCTGTCCCCAAAGT TTGTGCTGGGCTGTCCACCCAAAGTCAAGTCTCCTTGCAGATTTCTACCATCACCATCCCCTTCAGGACCTGTGGTGGCAAAGTCCAGTCCAGGTCATCCTGTGGGCCTGTACGGAGAAGAGAGTGGAACTGGAACCAACAGTCAAGAGCAGGCAGACAA GACCAGCAAATTTCCTCAGCGATTCCTTCAATCTCTCTAGAAACCAACTTCTCTACTTCTCCTGTGATGCCAGGGGAAAGCCGGGCAATTCGGACTTTGCCTTCTCTGAGCTGCAGTCTTTCCGGCGAACATGGACACCTTTCGTCAAAGCTGATGTGGCTCAGCACCAAGTTCAGGCTGGAGGCTTCTTGTTCACTGGCAGTGCCACCAAGATCTCCTCTGTTCCCTGTCTGTATAAAGTCACTTGTTTTCTGGGGGGTGGTTAA